The Sphingobium sp. JS3065 genomic sequence GCCACATTGTAGATGAACCAGCCCACGATCAGCAGGCTTGTCACTACACAAAGTCGATCACCGAAAATGTCGATACGCGACATCACTCACATCCTTCCTTGGCCGAGCGATCTTTGTCGCTTCGTTCAGAAACGATAAACCATTAGAGCGTTCCAAGGAATAGGATAAGTGCGATCAAACGCTCAAAAAATGCGATAAATTGAAAATTCACATCTTGAATTTAGTTTCGTAACACAACCGAAATCCGCCAGCCAAGGAGAAAATTCGACGGTTTTCTTATAAAATCAAAACCTTGAGCATAGCGGGGCAGACGAAAGCGCAGCATGCCAAGCAGGAAAAGGGTCAAGTTTGGACAGGATAAACTTTAGTCGAAAATTTGCCCCCGATGCTTCAGAAAGGACCGGGTCGCCTCCATCGGCCCCCGATACGCTTCCTGAAACTCCGCGCTCCAATATTTAAGGTCGTCAAGCTCGATTCGCGCGCCCGAAACGGCGCACAGCACGAACTGGCCCGGACGCACGATGTCGAAATGCGGCGTGTCGTAATGCAGCACCGCCAGTCCCTGGATATCCGCCATCAGTCGCCGGTCAGGATGCGATCGACAAGCTGCTTCACGGTCGGCACGAACCCGTTCGAATAAAAGGGATCCTGCTTGAACTTATAGGCGCCATGGCCCGCGAAGAGCAGATTCTTGTCAAGGTCGCCGCCATGGACGGCCTCCTGCAGCGACTTCTGGATGCAGAAGCTGCGCGGGTCGGCCAGACGGCCGGTGGAGTTGGTCTCGCTGTCCATCCAGCTTGAGAAGGCGCACTGGCTGAGGCAGCCCATGCAATCGGTCTGATCCTTGCGGATTTCGGCCTTTTCCTCTTCGGTCACGAAGACCAGCGTGTTGTCCGGCGTCTTGAGCGCGGAGGTGAAGCCCTGCCCCACCCATTCGCGGGCGCGCAGCAGGTCGCCCCGCGTCACCCAGAAATTCTTGCCCTTCACCCCGGCGTCGAGCTGATGCGTATGATCGCCCGCCTGTTCGGTGCTGAAGGGAATTTGCCGTTCCGAACGCGCCTCCAGCAGGCGCAGGAAGGGATTGCGGACCGCCGAACTATAGAAGCCGGTGGGCGAGAAGCGGTGCAGCAGCACGTCGCCCGGCTCCAACTGCATCAACCGCTCCTTCCAGAGCTGCGGGATCGGGCTTTCCTGCGTCAGCAGCGGACGGGTGCCGAACTGGAACATGATCGCGCCCAGTTCGGGATTGTCGATCCAGTCGTTCCAGTCCTTGAGCGCCCAGACGCCGCCCGCCATGACGATCGGCACATCGTCCGAAATGCCGCCTTCGCGCATCGTGGCGCGCAGGTCGCGGACGCGGGGATAGGGGTCCTGGGGTGCGCGCGGGTCTTCGGCGTTGGACAGGCCGTTATGCCCGCCCGCCAGCCAGGGATCTTCATAGACCACCGCCGCCAGCCATTCCGAAGCCTTGGAATAGGCGCGTTTCCAGAGGGCGCGGAAGGCGCGGCCCGAACTGACGATAGGCAGATAGTTGACGCCATAGGATGCAGCGATTTCGGACAGCTTGTACGGCATGCCCGCGCCGCAGGTGACGCCCGCCACCATGCCCCTGGTCTTTTCAAGGACGCCGTGCAGGACGCGCTGCGCCCCGCCCATTTCCCAGAGGACGTTGATGTTGATCGCGCCCTTGCCGCCCGCGATCTCGAAGGCGCGCTTCACCTGTTCGACCGCGCCGTCGATGGCATAGGCGATCAGTTCCTCATGACGGTCGCGCCGGGTGCGGCCATGATAGATTTGCGGGATGACGTTGCCGAAACTGTCATAGCTGTCCGCATTCACCGCCGACACCGTGCCGATCCCCCCGGCCGCGGCCCATGCGCCGGAACTGGCATGGTTGGAAACGGCTACCCCCTTGCCGCCCTCGACCAGCGGCCACACTTCGCGGCCGCCATAGATGATGGGCTTCAACCCCTTGAACAACGCAATCTCCCGCGCAAAAATCCCGTGGCCCCGACCACTTAAATGCCGCCCTATAACAGCTTTGCAGTGGAATGACGAATATTTGGCCGCGCCCTACCTTAAAATGGAGGGGCTGGATAGTGCCTCGCCGTAAAGGGTTGCATAGGCGTCAACCATAGCGGATTCGGTGAAATCGCGCTGGGCGCGGTGCCGGTTGGCTTCCCCCAGGCGCTGGCGCAAGGCCGGGTCGCGGGCAAGAACGCCAATGGCGGCGGCAAGGCCCGCCTCGTCAGAGACAACGAACGGCCCGTTTTCCGGCGCGACCATATGGGCGACATCGCCCACGTCCATGGCGGCTATGGGCAACCCCGCCGCCATCGCCTCTATCAGCGAGACGGGGAATTGTTCGCTGTCGGAGGAGAGGGCGAAAATGTCGAACAGGCCGATGAAGCGCCAGGGTTCGCTGAGGAAACCCGCCATGCAGATGTCGACGCCATGGGCGTTGGCCTCGACCAATATGGCGTCGCGTTCCGGCCCCTCCCCCACCACCGCCAATTGCAGCCGGTCGCGATGCGGGGCGACGGCGCGGACGAGGCGCGGGATGTTCTTGACGGCGCGAAGACCGGCCAGCGTGCCGACCACCAGCTTGCTGGGGGTGCGGTGGAGCGCCGCTATGGCGTCCGGCGCGGGCGGTTGCGCATAGCGGGCAGTGTCGATGCCGTTGCGGATCAGATGGACCCTGGCGGCAGGCTGCCGCCAGACCTGGCGGGCGACGGCATCCAGCCGGATGGAAGGGACGACCAGCGCATGAGCGCGCTGGAGCGCGAGGCGGCGGTAGAGGTTGCGCTGCGGCTTGAGGCCGGTCGCTTCGTCCGCGTTGAAGCCGTCCTCATGATGGATCAACGGCGGAAGGTCGAGGGATTTGGCATGGATGCGATGCGCCATCACGGCGTCCATCGCCCCCCAATTATAGCTGAGGATGAGGTCGTAGCCCGACAGGAATTGCGCGATCGCCTTGAACCGCTTCAGGCTCGGCTTGCCTGTCAGCGGGGGCGGATCGGGAAAATCGGCTGGCGTGGCGGGATCGATGGCGTCACGGGCGCTCATCAGATGCGGCGCCGCGCTGACGATGCTGTGACGGACGCGGTCGCCCCACAGGTTCATCAGGCGCACGGCGCGGGCTTCCTTGCCGCCTAGCGAGAAGCTGCCATGGACGTGAAGCAGCCGGGGCGGATCGTTCGTTCCCCCTGATCTTCCCGCCCTGAAAACCGCTTCAGCCATTCAGAACCCGCGCCAGCAGCCTGTCGATGGCGAAGGCCGAAGCCGGTTCGTCGAGGACCGGGGCATGGCCGACATGGGGGATGGTCGCCAGCTCCGC encodes the following:
- a CDS encoding NAD(P)H-dependent flavin oxidoreductase, with the protein product MFKGLKPIIYGGREVWPLVEGGKGVAVSNHASSGAWAAAGGIGTVSAVNADSYDSFGNVIPQIYHGRTRRDRHEELIAYAIDGAVEQVKRAFEIAGGKGAININVLWEMGGAQRVLHGVLEKTRGMVAGVTCGAGMPYKLSEIAASYGVNYLPIVSSGRAFRALWKRAYSKASEWLAAVVYEDPWLAGGHNGLSNAEDPRAPQDPYPRVRDLRATMREGGISDDVPIVMAGGVWALKDWNDWIDNPELGAIMFQFGTRPLLTQESPIPQLWKERLMQLEPGDVLLHRFSPTGFYSSAVRNPFLRLLEARSERQIPFSTEQAGDHTHQLDAGVKGKNFWVTRGDLLRAREWVGQGFTSALKTPDNTLVFVTEEEKAEIRKDQTDCMGCLSQCAFSSWMDSETNSTGRLADPRSFCIQKSLQEAVHGGDLDKNLLFAGHGAYKFKQDPFYSNGFVPTVKQLVDRILTGD
- a CDS encoding DUF2093 domain-containing protein; the encoded protein is MADIQGLAVLHYDTPHFDIVRPGQFVLCAVSGARIELDDLKYWSAEFQEAYRGPMEATRSFLKHRGQIFD
- a CDS encoding glycosyltransferase family 4 protein translates to MAEAVFRAGRSGGTNDPPRLLHVHGSFSLGGKEARAVRLMNLWGDRVRHSIVSAAPHLMSARDAIDPATPADFPDPPPLTGKPSLKRFKAIAQFLSGYDLILSYNWGAMDAVMAHRIHAKSLDLPPLIHHEDGFNADEATGLKPQRNLYRRLALQRAHALVVPSIRLDAVARQVWRQPAARVHLIRNGIDTARYAQPPAPDAIAALHRTPSKLVVGTLAGLRAVKNIPRLVRAVAPHRDRLQLAVVGEGPERDAILVEANAHGVDICMAGFLSEPWRFIGLFDIFALSSDSEQFPVSLIEAMAAGLPIAAMDVGDVAHMVAPENGPFVVSDEAGLAAAIGVLARDPALRQRLGEANRHRAQRDFTESAMVDAYATLYGEALSSPSILR